In Oryzias melastigma strain HK-1 linkage group LG6, ASM292280v2, whole genome shotgun sequence, the DNA window TGGAATTTGGTGTTTGCTCCTCGTGTACTTGTCTTGCATCAAGAAAagttcacttaaaaaaataataatttaaactgttttatgttgtgtgttttttgcaaTCTGCTCACTAAGATGTATATGGTTTATCtcattatttgaaatataaCTTTACTAGAGGACTAGTATGTTTCTActattctctttattttattccGAGGTgatcatacatttttaatgaccaaatttgtaatattactttgaaaaataaattataaaattacatttattattcgTCTTATATATTAAGGGAcatgaataaactttttttgttctgttgttatataaaaatggaaaaactttatttaaataaactaatccAATAAACAGAGCAGTTATTAAAATGTCTGTTTNNNNNNNNNNNNNNNNNNNNNNNNNNNNNNNNNNNNNNNNNNNNNNNNNNNNNNNNNNNNNNNNNNNNNNNNNNNNNNNNNNNNNNNNNNNNNNNNNNNNNNNNNNNNNNNNNNNNNNNTCCTTAGAATCAAGTTTTGATTTCTCTTCTGGTGTAAAAAtagaagaaaggaaaaatgtattgtttatttaaatagacCCATTTAAACTCAACAGttgctaaaaaatgttaataattacaattttacttttctcGAGGGTCATTATTTCATGCttatttaaatacaatattatattattttccattttaacaACCTCaccttttccatttttaaatatattttcttatatttaaagcccaatgaataaagtttttattttttattctttaaaaaataacgaAAGGAAAaaattattgtttatattttcatgtCTTCAAGTCTGGTTGGAGATTaattttgtgaattttgtttttaacaaactcCTCTTCATTTGAAGTctaattggttcattttaattaatccAGGTTTTTAACAGGATTTCTAACCtaaaacaattgtttaaaaTGGATCTGTCTTTGTggtaaaacaacacaaaaaactggcaagttaaaaacaaaaatgttgtaataaaaaGTGGCATTTATCTGTATTTTCTTGTCTTCTCTTCATCGCTCGCAGCTGTCGGACAATGTCATCAACCGGATGAAGCTTTCCTCTAAAGGTTCCACTCCTCCTGTCCCCTCTGATTCTCAAACACCAGAGCCCactcctcctccatcacctgTAGAAAGTTTGCCGCCTCCTGTTCCTCAGACAGCCTCACAGCCTCCCATTGCCAGACTGGTCCCTCCTCCCGTGAAGTTTCACTCCCTTCCTCCTTCTTCTCCAGTGGAGCCTGCAGAGGCCCAAACATGTCCGTTTGTTTCTTCTGCGCGGAGTGAAACACCAGCTGTGCCTGAATATCCGGTTCCAGTAGTGGAGCCGGTGACTCCAACTCATTCAAAGCTAGAAACCCAAACTCCTGCCCTGGCGCTGGAGCAAACCGCCGACCTCCTCAGCCGTTCTCCTGTGGAAGTGCCCGCTCTATCTGAGCCTTCCTCCCAAACTCCTGCTGTGACAATCAGACCTGCTGCTACTGCTGAGCCTCTGGAATCTGCTGCTCCGTCAGCTTCTCTGTCTCCCTCTCTTGATTCTGCTCTTCTTCCCTCGGCTCCCAGTGATGCTCCGTGTGCAGCCCCTCCCGCTGTGGTCACAGAAGTGCCTTCGGTTCTGGAACCACCGGCTGAACCTGCATCACATCTGCCTGCTCCTCTAGAGGAAACCTCTTCGCCCTGCCATGATGAGCCACCTGCTGTTCCCACAGAAGAGTCTGCATCACCTCCTCTTCCAGACCCGAGCCTTCCAACCGGGGAATCCACCATGAGCACAGATGTGCCTCCtcaggatgaggaggaggaaccTTTCAGCCCAGTTTCTCCTCCTACAGCAGGTTAGTTGCCTTTAATGGTCTCACTCCAAACCTCTTCCTCCATCCATGTTCCAGCTTTTCACTATTAATTAATGtggaataaataaagcagagaTATCTGGAAGATTTGTAGCATGGTGGTCCTCAA includes these proteins:
- the chchd3b gene encoding coiled-coil-helix-coiled-coil-helix domain containing 3b isoform X2 → MGGNSPSHLPDESKGRGVTLVKGIRLSDNVINRMKLSSKGSTPPVPSDSQTPEPTPPPSPVESLPPPVPQTASQPPIARLVPPPVKFHSLPPSSPVEPAEAQTCPFVSSARSETPAVPEYPVPVVEPVTPTHSKLETQTPALALEQTADLLSRSPVEVPALSEPSSQTPAVTIRPAATAEPLESAAPSASLSPSLDSALLPSAPSDAPCAAPPAVVTEVPSVLEPPAEPASHLPAPLEETSSPCHDEPPAVPTEESASPPLPDPSLPTGESTMSTDVPPQDEEEEPFSPVSPPTAALPISPEVVEEELRQKIRAEMENDLQQELNQRRLELERQLEEARARAEAEAKATCRAQVEEQVKKTLEEEKAAYVEKLTESIAKERVKSEDEKLMAQLYARQLDEKEKQLKKRDELRKEQVAKLEAKCAQFYKVSAESFQKGKEETERRFLHFNIQPVCGDLQSQILKCYKENTGKTLMCSSIASAYMQCVNKAKKDKLIPGG
- the chchd3b gene encoding coiled-coil-helix-coiled-coil-helix domain containing 3b isoform X1 translates to MGGNSPSHLPDESKGRGVTLVKGIRLSDNVINRMKLSSKGSTPPVPSDSQTPEPTPPPSPVESLPPPVPQTASQPPIARLVPPPVKFHSLPPSSPVEPAEAQTCPFVSSARSETPAVPEYPVPVVEPVTPTHSKLETQTPALALEQTADLLSRSPVEVPALSEPSSQTPAVTIRPAATAEPLESAAPSASLSPSLDSALLPSAPSDAPCAAPPAVVTEVPSVLEPPAEPASHLPAPLEETSSPCHDEPPAVPTEESASPPLPDPSLPTGESTMSTDVPPQDEEEEPFSPVSPPTAALPISPEVVEEELRQKIRAEMENDLQQELNQRRLELERQLEEARARAEAEAKATCRAQVEEQVKKTLEEEKAAYVEKLTESIAKERVKSEDEKLMAQLYWMELKARQLDEKEKQLKKRDELRKEQVAKLEAKCAQFYKVSAESFQKGKEETERRFLHFNIQPVCGDLQSQILKCYKENTGKTLMCSSIASAYMQCVNKAKKDKLIPGG